The proteins below are encoded in one region of Bosea sp. BIWAKO-01:
- a CDS encoding DMT family transporter, translating into MNQAIRPHPLPLARQQRPWLGFACGILAAAIWGIQAVISRQSVADGMTAADVTILRFAAAALVLVPFALRRMKPFPVGKLGWRRALILTAIVGPTYSLILVGGAHFAPALHSSVISPGLIPVCTALLAWWVLGERASTARLAGLSVIVLGVALFSMEALANTPTREGAWIGDMLFVLIALLWSAFGLLCRRWGADAIEVTMATCLLSVPLLPLVALVMPVHLAQAALSAIALQAIYQGLLVGAFALFLYTQAVAILGAGRAALFLPLVPVVTALAGALLLGERPSPIEIAGMALAITGMLIALRARSLA; encoded by the coding sequence GTGAACCAAGCCATCCGGCCGCACCCGCTGCCTCTCGCCAGGCAGCAACGCCCCTGGCTCGGCTTTGCCTGCGGCATCCTGGCGGCAGCGATCTGGGGCATTCAGGCCGTGATCTCACGGCAATCAGTCGCGGATGGCATGACCGCTGCCGATGTCACGATCCTGCGCTTTGCAGCCGCCGCGCTTGTGCTGGTGCCCTTCGCGCTCAGGCGCATGAAGCCCTTTCCGGTCGGCAAGCTCGGCTGGCGGCGAGCCCTCATCCTGACCGCGATCGTCGGCCCGACCTACAGCCTGATCCTCGTCGGCGGCGCCCATTTCGCCCCCGCCCTGCATTCCTCGGTCATCTCGCCCGGACTGATCCCGGTCTGCACCGCATTGCTCGCATGGTGGGTGCTCGGCGAGCGCGCGAGCACGGCCCGCCTCGCCGGTCTCAGCGTCATCGTTCTCGGCGTCGCGCTGTTCTCGATGGAGGCCCTCGCCAACACGCCGACGCGCGAAGGCGCCTGGATCGGCGACATGCTCTTCGTGCTGATCGCCCTGCTCTGGTCGGCCTTCGGCCTGCTCTGCCGGCGCTGGGGTGCTGATGCGATCGAAGTCACCATGGCGACATGCCTGCTGTCGGTGCCGCTCCTGCCGCTCGTCGCACTGGTGATGCCCGTGCATCTGGCGCAGGCGGCACTTTCAGCCATAGCGCTCCAGGCGATCTATCAAGGATTGCTGGTCGGCGCCTTCGCGCTGTTTCTCTATACGCAGGCCGTCGCGATCCTCGGCGCCGGGCGGGCGGCCCTGTTCCTGCCGCTGGTGCCGGTCGTCACCGCGCTCGCCGGTGCGCTCCTGCTTGGCGAGCGACCATCCCCGATCGAAATCGCCGGCATGGCCCTCGCAATCACCGGCATGTTGATCGCGCTGCGCGCGCGCAGTCTGGCGTAA
- a CDS encoding zinc-finger domain-containing protein, producing MADTGIPHFHNQPGVAVIHVGAKEFMCIGAKPPFDHPHVFLDMGSDGEIICPYCSTLFKYEPSLSAGACTPPECAHHEAAKAA from the coding sequence ATGGCCGATACGGGCATCCCGCATTTCCATAACCAGCCCGGCGTTGCCGTCATTCATGTCGGCGCGAAGGAATTCATGTGCATCGGGGCCAAGCCGCCCTTCGATCACCCGCATGTCTTCCTCGACATGGGCTCAGACGGCGAGATCATCTGCCCCTATTGCTCGACCTTGTTCAAATACGAGCCCTCGCTATCGGCAGGCGCCTGCACACCGCCGGAATGCGCCCATCACGAGGCAGCCAAGGCCGCGTGA
- a CDS encoding FkbM family methyltransferase has translation MAMNDIQSTEARPYGAFAPQGLVARIINWTRGAPDSYLGRKFAYALRRIGLSSLAGQPVDIEALGVQMRLYPDGNVCEKRVLFTPQYFDRFERELLTGRARQREGFRFIDIGSNIGAYSLCVAAAAGPGARILAVEPQPEIFSRLTFNIAQNPFGSVKAIACALADKPGELTLFLDPSNRGESSVRILRSSTGSTVRVPATTLLALMENEGYDRLDAVKLDVEGAEDLILEPFLRDAPEALWPELIIIEDSRNRWQSDLIALLTASGYVLTAQTRLNLIFERKRG, from the coding sequence ATGGCAATGAACGACATCCAATCGACGGAAGCCCGTCCCTACGGCGCTTTCGCACCTCAGGGCCTCGTGGCCCGGATCATCAACTGGACACGCGGGGCTCCGGACAGCTACCTCGGCCGCAAATTCGCCTATGCGCTGCGCCGCATCGGGTTGAGTTCGCTCGCGGGCCAGCCGGTCGATATCGAGGCGCTTGGCGTCCAGATGCGCCTCTATCCAGACGGGAATGTCTGCGAGAAGCGCGTATTGTTCACGCCGCAATATTTCGATCGTTTCGAGCGGGAATTGCTGACGGGGCGGGCACGCCAGCGCGAAGGCTTCCGCTTCATCGATATCGGCTCGAATATTGGCGCCTATTCACTTTGCGTTGCGGCGGCAGCCGGGCCGGGAGCGCGGATCCTGGCGGTCGAGCCGCAGCCCGAGATCTTTTCGCGCCTGACATTCAATATCGCGCAAAATCCGTTTGGCTCGGTCAAGGCCATTGCTTGCGCGTTGGCCGACAAGCCAGGCGAGCTGACGCTGTTTCTCGACCCGTCCAACCGTGGCGAGTCCAGTGTTCGCATCCTGCGCTCCAGCACCGGCAGCACGGTTCGCGTGCCCGCGACGACACTGCTCGCCCTGATGGAGAACGAGGGTTATGACCGCCTCGACGCGGTCAAGCTCGATGTCGAGGGGGCCGAGGACCTGATCCTCGAGCCGTTCTTGCGCGATGCGCCCGAAGCGCTCTGGCCAGAGCTGATCATCATCGAGGATTCGCGTAACCGTTGGCAGAGCGATCTCATCGCCTTGCTGACCGCGAGCGGTTACGTGCTAACGGCACAGACCCGCCTCAACCTCATCTTCGAACGCAAGCGCGGCTGA
- a CDS encoding methyl-accepting chemotaxis protein has product MRASRSHTGVSLVKNAGATLQEIVSAASRVASTVNEISEATAEQANGIDEMARTVAHMNEITQQSALLADESAKVAQELRQDTERLSAMVAAFRLQDGGPGFESVIARQIVRRAPHLTRSIPAPPSPPAEGVPKLRRVVSGGTADGWSEF; this is encoded by the coding sequence ATTCGAGCGAGCAGATCCCATACCGGCGTCAGTCTGGTGAAGAATGCCGGCGCGACGCTTCAGGAGATCGTCTCGGCTGCGAGCCGCGTCGCCTCGACGGTCAACGAAATCTCGGAAGCAACGGCCGAGCAGGCCAATGGTATCGATGAGATGGCCAGGACCGTCGCTCATATGAACGAGATCACCCAGCAGAGCGCCCTGCTTGCCGATGAGAGTGCGAAGGTGGCGCAGGAGCTGAGGCAGGATACCGAGCGCTTGAGCGCGATGGTCGCAGCATTCCGGCTGCAAGATGGCGGACCAGGCTTCGAGTCCGTGATTGCGCGCCAGATCGTGCGGAGGGCGCCACATCTCACCAGGTCCATTCCCGCTCCGCCTTCGCCGCCTGCCGAGGGGGTGCCGAAGCTGAGGCGCGTCGTGTCAGGAGGCACTGCCGATGGCTGGTCGGAGTTCTGA
- a CDS encoding DUF1190 domain-containing protein → MTAASSLVAMMRIAALLPALSFAGPADLAAQAPSQTYERRDECIEAGRLTAAQCDFAYRNARAEFEEKAPRYASRALCERSHKRCGAQVSSTGGWDSFGRGGATYVPRFTGIRVTGEGTASRALPVVEGATKIAFTGRSITILEDKIGGRRGVIGQASSIGRGGRGHDPQESGPYVKRGDRDDTVRVPMEQKRIGSDVAPGLYVDPDGVEWYKPARRH, encoded by the coding sequence ATGACGGCCGCCTCTTCCCTCGTCGCAATGATGCGCATCGCAGCGCTCCTGCCGGCTCTTTCCTTTGCTGGCCCCGCCGATCTCGCGGCGCAGGCGCCGAGCCAGACCTACGAGCGGCGGGACGAATGCATCGAGGCGGGACGGCTCACTGCGGCGCAATGCGATTTCGCCTATCGCAATGCCCGGGCCGAATTCGAGGAGAAGGCGCCACGCTATGCGTCGCGCGCCCTGTGCGAGCGCAGCCACAAGCGCTGTGGTGCACAGGTTTCCTCGACGGGCGGCTGGGACTCCTTTGGCCGCGGCGGCGCGACCTATGTGCCGCGCTTCACCGGTATCCGCGTCACCGGGGAGGGAACTGCGAGCCGTGCCCTGCCCGTGGTCGAGGGCGCGACGAAGATCGCCTTCACCGGCCGCTCGATCACGATACTCGAGGACAAGATCGGTGGGCGGCGTGGCGTCATCGGCCAGGCCAGCTCGATCGGGAGAGGCGGGCGCGGTCACGATCCGCAGGAGAGCGGCCCCTATGTGAAGCGTGGCGACCGTGACGACACCGTGCGCGTGCCGATGGAGCAGAAGCGCATCGGCTCCGATGTTGCGCCGGGGCTCTATGTCGATCCTGACGGCGTCGAGTGGTACAAGCCCGCTCGCCGGCATTGA
- a CDS encoding FAD-dependent monooxygenase — MSAPHILIAGSGIGGLTAAIALARRGFSVTVAEKRTGFGETGAGIQLSPNAGHVLEALDLGLAVKRASVVAERLVVRRWQDGSPLTEMPMTTAGAAPPFRTIRRTDLHTLLLDAARSLPGIRLIVGRGLRDISQNADGITATLATEAGQMETISALALVGADGLWSRSRELIGDTAPPVFTGYEAWRTLVPNAGGRAASGVVTLHLGPGRHAVHYPVSGGRETNLVVIREAKEAREGWSRDGEPGQLAAHLTKAEPVLHRLATAAPHWLVWSLFDRQPAAMAQGRIALLGDAAHPVLPFMAQGAALAIEDAGVLTQELTVHLQQGGAAALPAALAAYATARQDRARRVQATSRSNGRAYHLDWPWTIARNFAMRRLGPEGMRHRLDWLYDWRLQA; from the coding sequence GTGTCCGCTCCCCATATCCTGATCGCCGGCTCCGGCATCGGCGGGCTTACAGCCGCCATTGCACTGGCGCGGCGCGGCTTCTCCGTGACGGTCGCGGAAAAGCGCACTGGCTTCGGGGAAACTGGTGCGGGCATCCAGCTTTCGCCAAATGCCGGGCATGTTCTCGAAGCTCTCGATCTCGGCCTGGCTGTCAAGCGCGCCTCTGTGGTTGCCGAACGCCTCGTTGTGCGACGCTGGCAGGACGGTTCTCCGCTGACTGAAATGCCGATGACCACCGCCGGCGCCGCCCCCCCCTTCCGCACCATACGCCGAACCGACCTTCACACTCTTCTGCTCGACGCCGCCCGTTCCCTGCCCGGCATCCGCCTCATCGTCGGCCGCGGCCTGCGCGACATCTCCCAGAACGCGGACGGCATCACCGCGACGCTCGCGACCGAAGCCGGTCAGATGGAAACCATTTCGGCACTGGCACTGGTTGGCGCCGACGGGCTCTGGTCGCGTAGCCGCGAACTCATCGGCGATACCGCTCCGCCGGTCTTCACCGGCTATGAGGCCTGGCGGACCCTGGTACCCAACGCCGGCGGCCGCGCCGCGTCCGGCGTCGTGACCCTGCATCTCGGCCCTGGCCGCCATGCCGTGCATTACCCTGTCTCCGGTGGTCGCGAGACCAATCTCGTCGTCATTCGCGAAGCGAAGGAGGCGCGCGAGGGCTGGTCCCGCGACGGTGAGCCCGGGCAACTTGCCGCTCATCTCACCAAGGCCGAGCCCGTGCTGCACAGGCTTGCGACAGCGGCACCCCACTGGCTGGTCTGGTCTCTCTTCGACCGGCAGCCCGCAGCGATGGCACAGGGGCGGATCGCCCTGCTCGGCGATGCCGCCCATCCGGTCCTGCCTTTCATGGCGCAAGGTGCCGCGCTGGCAATCGAGGACGCCGGCGTCCTGACGCAGGAACTGACGGTTCATCTCCAGCAGGGCGGCGCCGCAGCGCTCCCGGCAGCGCTCGCGGCCTATGCGACTGCCCGGCAGGACCGTGCCCGGCGCGTCCAGGCCACGAGCCGTAGCAACGGCCGGGCCTATCATTTGGACTGGCCCTGGACTATCGCGCGCAACTTCGCAATGCGCCGCCTTGGGCCCGAGGGCATGCGCCATCGTCTCGACTGGCTCTACGATTGGCGATTGCAAGCCTAG
- a CDS encoding molybdopterin-binding protein, with product MTDAPLNRPPVTAAILVIGDEILSGRTKDKNIGYIAEYLTNIGIELRQVRVVPDSLDEIVSAVNALRSRYTYVFTTGGIGPTHDDITADSVAAAFGVPINVDPRAVAMLSERFPPDQLNEARMRMARIPEGGELIANSVSKAPGFIIANVIVMAGVPAIMQAMLDVVGPTLKTGTRILSDTVRAGLREGDIGTALGEIAQAHPQVAIGSYPFWSETGPDTNVVVRSRDPEKLDQAMAAVKQMVEHERARLRR from the coding sequence ATGACCGACGCACCGCTGAATCGTCCACCCGTCACGGCCGCAATCCTGGTGATCGGCGACGAGATCCTGTCGGGGCGGACGAAGGACAAGAATATCGGCTACATCGCCGAGTATCTGACCAATATCGGCATCGAGTTGCGCCAGGTTCGTGTCGTGCCCGATTCCCTCGACGAGATCGTCTCTGCGGTCAATGCATTGCGCTCTCGCTATACGTATGTCTTCACCACGGGCGGCATCGGCCCGACCCATGACGACATCACGGCCGACTCGGTCGCTGCGGCTTTCGGCGTGCCGATCAATGTCGATCCGCGCGCGGTCGCGATGCTGTCTGAGCGCTTTCCGCCGGACCAGCTCAACGAAGCGCGCATGCGCATGGCGCGCATTCCCGAGGGCGGGGAGCTGATTGCGAACTCCGTCTCGAAGGCTCCGGGCTTCATCATCGCCAATGTCATCGTCATGGCGGGCGTGCCGGCGATCATGCAGGCGATGCTCGACGTGGTCGGACCCACTCTCAAGACCGGAACGCGCATTCTGTCCGACACGGTGCGGGCAGGGCTGCGTGAAGGCGATATCGGCACGGCTCTCGGCGAGATCGCTCAGGCTCATCCGCAGGTCGCGATCGGCTCCTATCCCTTCTGGTCCGAGACTGGTCCTGATACGAATGTCGTGGTGCGCTCGCGCGATCCTGAGAAATTAGATCAGGCGATGGCGGCGGTGAAGCAGATGGTCGAGCATGAACGCGCTCGATTACGTCGGTGA
- a CDS encoding AMP-binding protein: MAATDMTASAFDAKAARITLFRALLQAVARHGKQRVALEDPERQPVTFGRLVLGALVLGRKLAVGTELGERVGLMLPNVQGMAVTLFGLSAFGRVPALLNFTAGVKNLRAAAELASLRTIVTSRRFVNQAKLDDEIAALGEGRRVVYLEDIRRDLTSFDKMLAAIQSLAPAFALRAYERQPDDPAVVLFTSGTEGKPKGVVLSHANLVSNTRQIFALAAGFLSERDIVMNALPAFHSFGLTAGLLMPLLHGMKVVLYPSPLHYKQVPKLIGEMGCTFLFSTDTFLQGYARAADPDDLKSVRYVVAGAERVKPETRAMWQPYDTTILEGYGCTECSPVLACNTPVATREGSVGKLLPGIEARLDPVEGIHEGGRLNVRGPNVMLGYLSADEPGRVAPPEGGWHDTGDIVVLEDGFVSIRGRAKRFAKLGGEMVSLAAVESMVAALWPGFNHVVVALPDVRKGEQLVLVTEKPDADKAALQAAAKQQGFPELWTPRAILVARAIPVLGNGKIDYGATRELASTMRALL; this comes from the coding sequence ATGGCCGCCACCGACATGACCGCGTCGGCTTTCGACGCAAAAGCAGCGCGCATCACGCTGTTCCGGGCGCTGCTTCAGGCTGTTGCACGGCATGGCAAGCAACGTGTCGCGCTCGAGGATCCCGAGCGCCAGCCAGTGACCTTCGGCCGGCTCGTACTGGGAGCGCTGGTTCTCGGACGAAAGCTCGCCGTGGGCACGGAGCTGGGAGAGCGCGTCGGGCTGATGCTGCCCAATGTCCAGGGCATGGCCGTGACGTTGTTCGGGCTTTCTGCCTTCGGTCGCGTGCCGGCACTGCTGAACTTCACAGCGGGGGTGAAGAACCTGCGGGCCGCGGCCGAACTCGCCAGCTTGCGGACGATCGTCACCTCGCGCCGCTTCGTCAACCAGGCCAAACTCGACGATGAGATCGCAGCACTCGGCGAGGGCAGGCGGGTCGTCTATCTCGAGGATATCCGTCGGGACTTGACCAGTTTCGACAAGATGCTGGCCGCCATCCAAAGTCTCGCTCCGGCATTTGCGCTGCGGGCCTATGAGCGACAGCCGGATGATCCGGCTGTCGTGCTGTTCACCTCGGGCACCGAGGGCAAGCCGAAGGGCGTCGTGCTCAGCCACGCCAATCTGGTTTCGAATACCCGCCAGATCTTTGCGCTTGCAGCAGGCTTTCTCTCCGAGCGCGACATCGTCATGAACGCGCTGCCGGCCTTCCATTCCTTCGGCCTGACCGCAGGGCTGCTGATGCCGCTGCTGCACGGCATGAAGGTCGTGCTCTATCCGAGCCCGCTTCATTACAAGCAGGTGCCGAAGCTGATCGGCGAAATGGGTTGCACCTTCCTGTTCTCGACCGACACGTTCCTGCAGGGTTATGCGCGCGCTGCCGATCCCGACGATCTGAAGAGCGTGCGCTATGTCGTGGCCGGAGCCGAGCGGGTGAAGCCAGAGACTCGCGCGATGTGGCAGCCCTACGACACGACGATCCTCGAAGGCTATGGCTGTACCGAATGCTCGCCGGTGCTCGCCTGCAACACCCCGGTCGCGACCCGCGAGGGCAGCGTCGGAAAGCTGCTGCCGGGCATCGAGGCGCGGCTCGATCCGGTCGAAGGCATTCACGAAGGCGGGCGGCTGAACGTCCGCGGCCCGAACGTGATGCTGGGCTATCTCAGCGCAGACGAGCCCGGACGCGTCGCTCCCCCCGAAGGCGGCTGGCACGATACCGGGGACATCGTGGTGCTCGAGGACGGCTTCGTCAGCATCCGCGGCAGGGCCAAGCGATTCGCCAAGCTCGGCGGCGAGATGGTCTCGCTGGCTGCGGTGGAATCAATGGTGGCGGCCCTCTGGCCCGGGTTCAATCATGTCGTCGTCGCGCTACCGGATGTGCGCAAGGGCGAGCAACTCGTGCTGGTCACCGAAAAACCTGATGCCGACAAGGCTGCGTTGCAGGCGGCGGCGAAACAGCAGGGCTTCCCTGAGCTGTGGACGCCGCGCGCAATTTTGGTCGCACGCGCGATTCCGGTGCTGGGCAACGGCAAGATCGACTATGGTGCGACGCGCGAGCTTGCGTCGACGATGCGGGCGCTGCTGTGA
- a CDS encoding heparan-alpha-glucosaminide N-acetyltransferase, producing the protein MSHAETAPTSSLPSRRIDLVDLARGLALLAMFVYHFAYDLSHFDLIATNVPAHPGWSAFARLIAGSFLTIVGFSLVLATRRGVNLPAYFRRLAMVAGAAALVTIATWFAMPESFIYFGILHNIALSSVLALPFLRLPAAVLLLFSALLFALPLLPPPQMLDQPWLLWLGFAHLSGVTADFVPIVPWFGCVLAGMFLGKVALVRQGSWSHWQARSLPARVIAWGGRHSLSVYLLHQPIFIGVLLIVMRLAVGPEQEARPFLISCLRSCVSAETSLQVCEKACNCAIDGLKRDGLWRKVLSNTLTREESARTGSIAGACFRAP; encoded by the coding sequence ATGAGCCACGCCGAGACGGCCCCGACATCGTCGCTTCCAAGCCGCCGGATCGACCTTGTCGATCTTGCCCGCGGCCTCGCTCTGCTGGCGATGTTCGTCTACCACTTCGCCTATGATCTTTCCCATTTTGACCTAATTGCAACCAATGTCCCCGCCCATCCCGGCTGGAGCGCGTTCGCCCGCCTGATCGCAGGGTCCTTCCTGACCATCGTCGGCTTCAGCTTGGTGCTGGCGACGCGCAGGGGCGTGAACCTGCCCGCCTATTTCCGCCGGCTGGCCATGGTCGCGGGCGCCGCAGCGCTGGTCACGATCGCGACCTGGTTCGCCATGCCGGAGAGCTTCATCTACTTCGGCATCCTCCACAATATCGCGCTCTCCAGCGTGCTCGCCCTGCCCTTCCTGCGACTGCCGGCCGCTGTCCTGCTCTTGTTCAGCGCCCTGTTATTCGCACTGCCACTGCTTCCTCCGCCGCAAATGCTCGATCAGCCCTGGCTGCTCTGGCTCGGTTTCGCCCATCTCTCCGGGGTAACCGCCGATTTCGTACCGATCGTACCCTGGTTCGGATGCGTGCTGGCAGGCATGTTTCTCGGGAAGGTGGCGCTCGTCAGACAGGGAAGCTGGAGTCACTGGCAGGCGCGTTCGCTCCCCGCCCGCGTCATTGCCTGGGGCGGGCGGCACAGCCTGAGCGTCTATCTGCTGCACCAGCCGATCTTCATCGGAGTGCTGCTCATCGTGATGCGGCTGGCCGTCGGCCCCGAGCAGGAAGCTCGCCCGTTTCTGATCTCCTGCCTGCGCAGCTGTGTCAGCGCCGAAACCTCGCTGCAAGTGTGCGAAAAGGCCTGCAACTGCGCGATCGATGGCCTCAAGCGCGACGGACTCTGGCGGAAAGTCCTGTCGAACACGCTCACCCGCGAGGAAAGCGCGCGCACCGGGTCCATCGCTGGTGCTTGCTTCCGGGCGCCCTGA
- a CDS encoding DUF938 domain-containing protein has translation MTDPRLFAPATLRNREPILDILRKILPATGLVLEIASGSGEHVSHFAAALPTLTFQPSDPDQDALISTAAWIRESGLANIRPPVQLDAAAAEWPVRSADAIICINMIHISPLAATRGLMTQAGKLLPEGAPLYLYGPYRRPGRALEPSNLAFDESLRARNAEWGLRELEDVVALAKQAGFGEPDVTEMPANNLSLVFRRGLRG, from the coding sequence ATGACTGATCCACGCCTCTTCGCCCCCGCGACACTGCGCAATCGTGAGCCGATCCTCGATATCCTGCGCAAAATCCTTCCAGCGACCGGTCTGGTCCTGGAGATCGCCAGCGGCTCGGGCGAGCATGTCAGCCATTTCGCCGCCGCCCTGCCGACACTGACCTTCCAGCCCTCGGACCCTGATCAGGATGCGCTCATCAGTACTGCGGCCTGGATCAGGGAAAGCGGGCTCGCCAATATTCGTCCACCCGTTCAGCTCGATGCCGCAGCGGCCGAATGGCCTGTCCGCTCCGCCGATGCCATCATCTGCATCAACATGATCCATATCTCGCCCTTGGCCGCGACGCGGGGGCTGATGACGCAGGCCGGCAAGCTGCTGCCGGAAGGCGCTCCGCTCTATCTCTACGGGCCCTATCGCCGGCCTGGTCGCGCCCTCGAGCCGAGCAACCTCGCTTTCGATGAAAGCCTGCGCGCCCGCAACGCGGAATGGGGCTTGCGCGAACTCGAAGATGTCGTTGCACTGGCCAAACAGGCAGGGTTTGGTGAGCCGGACGTAACCGAGATGCCGGCGAACAATCTGAGCCTGGTGTTTCGGCGTGGACTGCGCGGCTGA
- a CDS encoding hemolysin family protein: protein MIVVALTVINGLLAMSELAVVSSRPARLKVLSDQGSKGAATAIRLAEHPGRFLSTVQIGITLVGVLSGAFSGATLGARLSQWLMEQGFSNAVSDGLGVGTVVVAITYLSLIIGELVPKQVALRDPERVAARVAPMMSFLSRIGAPLVFLLDVSGKAVLALLGQKGESEERVTEEEVRTIIAEAETAGVLERDEREMISGVMRLADRSARALMTPRREVEVIDLSDTAEEIRAQVRASKRSRLPVQDGESDAIVGVIVVKDMVDFLSAGSTEDLRALVQEAPVVMDTANALHVLREIKSSRVHMALVFDEYGHFEGIITPGDVLEAITGVFQEEDADEPPIVTRADGSYLVAGWMQVDEFSHELGIHIPRDADFQTVAGFILAELNHLPNVGEFFEKGHWRFEVVDLDGRRIDKILVSRLD, encoded by the coding sequence CTGATTGTCGTCGCGTTGACCGTCATTAACGGTCTTCTCGCCATGTCTGAACTCGCAGTGGTCTCCTCCCGTCCGGCGCGGCTCAAAGTTCTCAGCGATCAAGGCAGCAAGGGGGCCGCGACGGCGATACGCCTCGCCGAGCATCCCGGCCGGTTCCTGTCGACGGTGCAGATCGGCATCACGCTGGTCGGCGTCCTGTCCGGTGCTTTCTCCGGCGCGACCCTGGGTGCGCGTCTGTCGCAATGGTTGATGGAGCAAGGGTTCTCCAACGCTGTCTCCGATGGGCTTGGCGTCGGAACGGTCGTGGTCGCCATTACCTATCTCTCGCTGATCATTGGCGAATTGGTCCCGAAGCAGGTCGCGCTGCGTGATCCCGAGCGGGTGGCGGCCCGCGTTGCGCCGATGATGTCGTTCCTGTCGCGCATCGGCGCGCCACTGGTCTTCCTGCTCGATGTCTCCGGCAAGGCCGTGCTGGCGCTGCTCGGGCAGAAGGGCGAGTCGGAAGAAAGGGTGACCGAGGAAGAGGTTCGCACCATCATTGCCGAGGCCGAAACGGCCGGCGTGCTGGAGCGCGACGAGCGCGAGATGATCTCGGGCGTGATGCGCCTTGCCGATCGCTCGGCCCGCGCGCTGATGACGCCGCGCCGCGAGGTCGAGGTCATCGATCTTTCCGATACGGCCGAGGAGATTCGCGCGCAGGTTCGTGCCTCCAAACGCTCCCGGCTCCCGGTTCAGGATGGCGAGTCGGACGCGATCGTCGGCGTTATCGTGGTCAAGGATATGGTCGACTTCCTGTCCGCCGGCAGCACCGAGGATCTTCGCGCCCTGGTGCAGGAAGCACCGGTGGTGATGGACACCGCCAATGCCCTGCATGTGTTGCGGGAGATCAAGTCCTCGCGCGTCCACATGGCGCTGGTCTTTGACGAATACGGCCATTTCGAAGGCATCATTACTCCTGGCGACGTGCTGGAGGCGATCACTGGCGTCTTCCAGGAGGAAGATGCGGACGAGCCGCCGATCGTCACGCGCGCCGACGGCTCCTATCTCGTTGCAGGCTGGATGCAGGTGGACGAGTTCTCGCACGAACTCGGCATCCACATTCCGCGCGATGCCGATTTCCAGACGGTTGCCGGCTTCATCCTGGCCGAACTCAACCATCTGCCCAATGTCGGAGAGTTCTTCGAGAAGGGCCATTGGCGCTTCGAGGTGGTCGATCTCGACGGACGCCGCATCGACAAGATACTGGTGAGCCGGCTGGATTGA
- the gpt gene encoding xanthine phosphoribosyltransferase, protein MAEPTSNKAFPVSWDQFHRDARALAWRLAEKGPFEAIVCITRGGLVPAAIICRELGLRLIETVCVASYHDYKNQSELKVLKDVAPSIRAIGDGKGKGVLVVDDLTDTGKTARVVREMLPNAHFATVYAKPAGVPTVDTFVTEVSQDTWIYFPWDMGLAYVEPIAKDHKG, encoded by the coding sequence ATGGCCGAACCGACCTCCAACAAGGCCTTCCCCGTCTCCTGGGATCAGTTCCATCGCGACGCGCGCGCGCTCGCCTGGCGGCTGGCCGAAAAGGGGCCCTTCGAGGCCATCGTCTGCATCACCCGCGGTGGTCTGGTACCGGCGGCGATCATCTGCCGCGAACTGGGCTTGCGCCTGATCGAGACGGTCTGCGTTGCGAGCTACCACGACTACAAGAACCAGTCCGAGCTCAAGGTGCTGAAGGACGTCGCTCCCTCGATCAGGGCGATCGGTGACGGCAAGGGGAAGGGTGTTCTGGTGGTCGACGACCTCACCGACACCGGGAAGACGGCGCGTGTCGTGCGCGAAATGCTGCCCAATGCCCATTTCGCCACGGTCTATGCGAAGCCGGCCGGGGTGCCGACGGTCGACACTTTCGTGACCGAGGTCAGCCAGGACACCTGGATCTATTTTCCCTGGGATATGGGACTGGCCTATGTCGAGCCGATCGCCAAGGATCACAAGGGCTGA